Proteins encoded within one genomic window of Lactococcus garvieae:
- a CDS encoding DUF2200 family protein yields the protein MANIDRVKQMKFETIYPLYLAKVEKKGRSKEELDDILTWLTGYEKPGQLTGSLSQLIENQSFNSAATQITGLICGIRVEEIEDSFMQKLRYMDKVVDELAKGKSLEKIKRQ from the coding sequence ATGGCAAATATCGACCGTGTAAAACAGATGAAATTCGAGACAATTTATCCGCTTTACTTAGCAAAAGTTGAAAAAAAGGGGCGAAGTAAAGAAGAACTGGATGACATTTTAACCTGGCTAACCGGTTATGAAAAGCCCGGACAACTCACTGGAAGCCTGAGCCAGCTGATTGAAAATCAATCTTTTAATAGTGCGGCTACTCAAATTACAGGACTCATTTGTGGCATCCGTGTAGAAGAAATAGAAGATAGCTTCATGCAAAAACTTCGCTACATGGATAAGGTAGTAGACGAACTTGCCAAGGGTAAAAGTCTGGAAAAAATAAAAAGGCAATAA
- a CDS encoding ROK family protein encodes MDMKHKGQNLVVFDIGGTAVKYGLWDGKNLLKNSSFPTPSSFVKLAAQMKLIIEEFSPVQGVAISSPGAVNSITRRIEGVSAVPYLHNRPIFDELEEMFNLPVSIENDANCAGICEIDYGAGKEAQNAVFIVIGTGVGGAIFINRRLYKGSHLFAGEFGLMKDIRNKTFSETGPLVKAAELYQKETGKKISGKELFELKDRKDSFANLLIENMMENISDYLYNIQVSLDPDTIVVGGGMSARDDLATVLQEKLFERLENNDVEKIMPKIYRCQYLNNANLIGAALNFKNCFENGPEII; translated from the coding sequence ATGGATATGAAGCATAAGGGACAGAATCTAGTAGTTTTTGATATTGGGGGAACAGCTGTAAAGTATGGATTATGGGATGGAAAAAATCTTTTAAAAAATTCTTCTTTCCCCACACCTTCAAGTTTTGTAAAACTTGCTGCGCAAATGAAGCTTATAATAGAGGAATTTTCTCCCGTTCAAGGTGTCGCTATCTCTTCTCCAGGTGCTGTAAATAGCATCACGAGGAGAATCGAGGGAGTGAGTGCTGTACCTTATCTTCACAATCGCCCCATATTTGATGAACTTGAAGAGATGTTTAACCTGCCTGTTTCGATAGAAAATGATGCAAATTGTGCCGGTATTTGTGAAATTGACTATGGTGCGGGTAAGGAAGCACAAAATGCTGTCTTTATAGTTATAGGTACTGGAGTTGGCGGAGCAATCTTTATTAATCGCAGACTTTATAAAGGTTCCCATCTTTTTGCTGGTGAATTTGGGCTAATGAAAGATATTAGAAATAAAACTTTTAGTGAAACTGGTCCCTTGGTTAAGGCAGCAGAGTTATATCAAAAAGAAACAGGGAAGAAAATTTCTGGTAAAGAATTATTCGAATTAAAAGACCGTAAGGATTCCTTTGCTAACTTGCTGATAGAAAATATGATGGAGAATATTTCTGATTATTTGTATAACATCCAAGTCTCACTTGATCCAGATACCATTGTTGTCGGTGGCGGTATGTCAGCTCGGGATGATTTAGCAACTGTTTTACAGGAAAAGTTATTTGAGCGCCTTGAAAATAACGACGTAGAGAAAATTATGCCTAAAATTTATAGATGCCAATACCTGAATAATGCGAATCTGATTGGTGCTGCCCTGAATTTCAAAAATTGTTTTGAGAACGGCCCTGAGATAATTTGA